The Arthrobacter sp. D5-1 genome segment GCCGCTCCCGGGTGATCCCGTACTTCTCGCGCAGCCGCTCTGTGGCCTCGCCCAGTGAGATGGTCCAGTCCTTGTTCATCGCCGGGTTCACCAAACGCCAACCCAGCGTGGTGGAAGCCAGGGTCATGTCCCCCGCCGGGTACGGCTTGGAGGTCTTCGGCAGCACCCACGGCGCGCGGGACATGGACTCGGCCCCGCCAACGAGCATGAGTTCGGCATCGCCTGCGTTGATCTGGCGGGAAGCAATGATCGCCGCATCCAAGGAGGAACCGCAGAGACGGTTCACCGTCGTGCCCGGAATCGACACGGGCAGACCGGCAAGCAGGGTAGCCATGCGGGCCACGTTGCGGTTCTCCTCGCCTGCACCGTTGGCGTTGCCGAACACCACCTCGTCGATCCGCTCAACATCCAGCCCCGGCGCCCGGCGAACAGACTCACGGACCACATGGGCGGCAAGGTCATCGGGACGGACAGCGGCAAGGCCGGAGCCGAACTTGCCAAAGGGCGTGCGCACGGCGTCGTACACAAAAGCCTGGTTCATGGGTTTCTCTTTCGTTCTTCCCACCTGGGTGGGGGACTTAGTTGGGTTCGTTGGCGTCCAGGTCAGCGAATACTTTCTGGGCCGTCTTGAAGGCCGAATTGGCCGACGGAACACTGCAATAAATGGCGGTCTGCAGCAGGATTTCCTTGATCTCGTCCCTGCTGAGGCCGTTGTTGAGGGCCGCCCGGACGTGCATGGCGAGCTCCTCCCAGTGACCGTGGGCCACCAGTGCTGTGAGGGTGACCGCGGATCGCATTTGCCGGCTGAGGCCGGGTCGCGTCCAGATGCCACCCCAGGCGATCCTGGTGATCATGTCCTGGTAGTCCTCGGTAAAGGAATCCTTGGTGGCGTTGGCCCGGTCCACGTGCGCATCGCCCAGCACTTCCCGGCGGACCACCATGCCGGCGTCGTAAATGTCCTGGGCGGTAGCGTCGGGCTGTACGGCGCCGTTGTGGTCGGAAGTAGTCACAGTCCGTTCTCCTTCATGAAGGTGCGCATCAATTCCGCCACGGCGGCGGGCGCCTCGGCGGGGGCGAGGTGGGCGACGCCGTCGAGCGCTACAGCCCGGGCGGTACCGCCGCCTGCGGTAATACCGGCGGCAACAGCTTCGGCGAACGACGGCGGAGCAACAGAATCTTCGACGCCGGCGATCGCCAGCGTGGGGACGGTGATGCTGCCGAGCTGCTCGCGGACGTCGAACGAGGCCAGGGCTTCGCAGCAGAACGAGTAGCCGAAGCGGTCGGCGTCGCGCAGGGCGTGCAGGAGGCGACTGCTG includes the following:
- the pcaC gene encoding 4-carboxymuconolactone decarboxylase yields the protein MTTSDHNGAVQPDATAQDIYDAGMVVRREVLGDAHVDRANATKDSFTEDYQDMITRIAWGGIWTRPGLSRQMRSAVTLTALVAHGHWEELAMHVRAALNNGLSRDEIKEILLQTAIYCSVPSANSAFKTAQKVFADLDANEPN